Within bacterium, the genomic segment GGCTGCGGTGGTGCTTCAGGATGCGATGTTGCGCACCATGATGAAAGCCCGTTACAGCACGGAAAACCTCGGCCATTTCGGCCTGGCCTACAGTCATTATACTCACTTCACCTCGCCAATCCGCCGCTATCCGGACCTCCTGGTGCATCGTCTGCTCAAGGCTTATACCGCCGGTGCAAACCCTGGCGATATCGCGCCGCTGACCAGCCGGCTCGACGAACAATGCCGGGCAGCGAGTGAGAACGAGGTACGGGCGGCCGAGGCTGAGCGCGCTTCGATCAAACTCAAGCAGATCGAGTATATGGAAGGCCACCTCGGCGAAGAACATGAGGGTTTTATCAGCCGCATTGTGCCCTTCGGCCTCTTTGTCACCCTGCCGGAGATGCTCATCGATGGTCTGGTTCATATTGCCGATCTCGCCGATGACTATTACCTGCGCGAGCCCTCGGGATACCGTCTGATCGGACAACACGCCGGAAAGGTCTATGCCCTTGGCGACAAAGTGCGCGTCCGGATCTCGCGCGTGGGCCGGAATGAAAGGTTGGTTGACTTTGTTTTAGTTGCCAGGGAAGTCGGAAAGTTGGGGGGAAAAAAGCAGAGGGAAAAAAAGCAGACCTTTATCCGTCCGCAAAAAAAACAGCGGAAAACACACAAGAAATAAACTGCCGGGCGAGGTGATATGAGCAGAACCCTGGAACTGGACGGCGTGCGGGAAATCGCCCGTGGCACCATCGAGTTGAGTTTCAAACGTCCCGGAGGTCTGGTTCACCTCGCCGGACAGAATATGAACCTAAAGGTGCCGGAATTGCATTATCCGGACCCGAAGGGACCGCGGCGGACTTTCACCATCGCGTCGGCGCCGCACGAGCCCCGGCTGCTCTTCGCCACCCGCGTCAGCGAGAGCGGCTACAAACGGACGCTGCTGGAACTGGAACCGGGGGCGCTCTTCGAATTTCTGGGGCCGAACGGCCAGTTCCTCTACGACGCGTCGATTCCATCAACCGCCTATCTGGCCGGCGGCATCGGTATCACTCCGTTCCGCAGCATGCTCCTTCACGCTGTGCACACGGGGATGATCAACCCGATCACCCTTTTTTACAGCAATGCCGCGCCCGAAAACACCGCCTATCACGATCTTTTCACCACCCTGGCCGTGCGCGAGGAGAATTTTACCTATCTGCCCACCATGACCAATCTGACTCCGGACGATCCCTGGCCGGGCGAACGGGGCTTCATCCGCGCGGATTGGATTGCCGACGCTCTGCCGCAATTCGCAGAGACGGTCTTTTTTCTCTGCGGCCCGCCAGCCTTCGTGGGCGCGCTCACCGGGCAATTGACCGCACGGGGTCTCGATGCCGGGCAGATCCGTTCCGAATCGCTCTATGGCTATTAAGCGACCACGGCGCCGCCACTCCTCCTGCTGACCGCTTTTCAGCCTCTATTAAAACCATATCCTAATCCACTTCGGGAGGTCCCCATGAGGCGTCTCCTCTATTTGATTGCTTTGTTCATTTTCTTTATGGCTCTCAGCGCCGCCCTACGTTCCCCCCAGGATCCCGGCTATCTAACCGATGAACTATTGGTGCGTTTCAAACCAGCAGTCACTACCCAGGCGGTCTCCAGCCTGGCGGCAACGGTGCAGGCGCGCGCGGTCGCGGTTGTACCAGTACTGCGCATGTACCGGCTGCGCTTGATCGGCACCATCAGCGTTGAGGAGGCGCTTGGCCGCCTGCGGGCGCTGGATCAGGTCGAGCTGGCTGAACCCAACTACCGGGTTAGTGCCTTTGGCACGCCGAATGATCCCTCGTTCAGCAAACAATGGGGTCTGCACAATACCGGCCAGAGCGGGGGCCTGGCGGATGCCGATATCGATGCGCCCGATGCCTGGGAAACCGCAACCGGATCGACATCGATTATCGTCGGGATCGTCGACAGCGGCATCGATTATCGCCACCCAGACCTGCGTGCAAACCTGTATACCAATCCGGGCGAAGACCCCTGGAGCAATCCAGATGATCCCACCACCGGAAACAAGATCGATGATGACGGCAACGGTTATATTGATGACTGGAAAGGCTATAATTTTTATACCGATACCAATGACCCTTATGATGAGAATGGCCACGGCACACATGTGGCGGGGATCGTTGGCGCCGCCGGCAACAACGGTGTCGGCGTCTCCGGCGTCTGCTGGCAGGTCCGGCTGCTGCCCCTCCGTTTTCTCGATGCGTCCGGCAATGGCAATGTGGGCGATGCCATTGAAGCGATCGAATACGGCGTGCGCATGGGCGTGCGGGTCTTTAACAACAGCTGGGGGGGCGCCGACAAATCCACCTTTCTCGAGGAGGCTGTCCAACTCGCCCATGATCATAACGCGCTCTTTGTCGCCGCGGCGGGCAATGATGGCGTCAACACCGATACAACACCCGAATATCCGGCCTGCCTGCAGATCGACAATGTGGTTTCGGTAGCGGCGAGCGACCAGGGCGACCAGCGGGCGCTGTGGGGCGATGATAACGACGACAATACCAATGACTGCGGCTTCGCCTGCTCCAATGCTGTGGCGGCCGTCCCCGGCTCCAATTACGGTCCGGCCTCTGTGGACCTGGCCGCGCCCGGCAAGGATATTTATTCCACAGTCCCCGGAGGGTATGCCGTCTTTTCGGGGACTTCCATGGCCGCGCCCTTTGTTTCGGGCGCAGCCGCCTTGCTGCTCGCCCGGAATTTCTCCCTCACCGATCTGCAGCTCAAGCAACGGCTGTTGAGCAGCGTCGATCCCCTCAGCGCGTTCAGCGGACTGACGGTTACGGCGGGACGGCTGAACCTGCAGAAGGCCTTGGCGGGCTTGCCATAAGAACTTAATAAAAACTTAACTTGAAATTCTAATCAACTAAGGCTAATTTATAAACCGCAAAGCCGTATGCCAGTGCCGGGATATACCGGCAGCGGTATTGCCCTCATCAAAGGATCGCACAGTGACCCTGTACAACGAATCGCATTACGAAAAATCCCTGCGGCAGGATATGGAGCTTCTGCAGAAGAAAACCCTGGAGATGGCGATCCTTGCAGAGGGTGGTTTGCGCAATGCTATAACCGCCCTGCAAACCCGGGACCAGCAGCTGGCTTATACGGTCATTCTGCGCGACCGTTTCGTCGACAGTCTTGAGACCGAGCTGGACCGCCTTTGCCTTGAGTTCATCGTGCGGCAGCAACCGGTCGCCAGCCATCTGCGTTTCGTCTTTGCCACGATCAAGATCATCCGCGAGTTGGAAAGGATCGGCGATTATGCAGAGAGCATTGCCCGCCAGGTCTTGACGATCATGAACATCAAGCCGCTACCTCCCTTGGACGATTTTATTGCCTTGTCCGATATCGCCATTGCCATGTTCCACGATGGCGTTCAGGCCTTCCTGACCCATGATGTCGAATGGGCGCGGCAGCTGATGATCCAGGAGGATATCGCCGATGAGATGCGCAACCGGATCAACACGCAGCTCATTGAGGCCGAGGAGCAGGGCGAGCTGGCTATAGAAGCCCTGGCGCCGCTAATGACGGTCGCCCGGCGCCTCGAACGGACCACCGATCAGGCCAAGAATATTTGCGAAGAGATCATTTACATGTCCACCGGCGAATCGATCAAACACCGGCCCGCCGAAATCTTTCGCATTCTTTTCGTCGATGAAGCGAATGACCTGTTGAGCCAGATGGCTGAGGCCGTCGGTAGGGCGCAAGCGGAGCAGCATTTGGCCTTTTCGAGCGCTGGATTGACTCCTGCCCGTGAAATCCGGCCGCAACTCCGCGCTTTCATGGCCGGCAAAAATATCTCTATGGAAGGATACCAGCCCAAGGATCTAGCGCAATTTCTCGACACCCTGCCGGTGGACGTCATTGTAGCCTTGAACCCCGATGTGCACCGGCGGATTCCCTCCTACCTTGCCAATTGCGTTGTCTTTGAGTGGTCGATTCCTGAACTGGATCCCGCCGCCGGGTCCGATGCGGACCTGCTAGCCCGCTATGAGGAGGCGTTTGGCCGGATCAGCCGGCAGGTGCACGATCTGGTTCAGGCGATTATCGGACACGATGAATTCCATCCAGGCCAACCTGCGCGTGCGTGACCTCAGTCGAAAAAGTGGGCAGCAGGTTGCACCGCGTCGGCCGCGCTGGTATGCTTGCAGGGGCGCGTGGCGGCGCGCCATTACCTCCACGACCCCCCTGCGACTCCTCCTGGCTGGGCTCCTGCTGGCCCCGATGCTCTCCGGTTGTCTGCGAGGCCGCCAGCCCGGCACGGCCGGCAAGAGCGATAGGATGGTCATTCAGAATACAGGGTCCGATACCATGGTCAACCTTGCCCAGGCCTGGGCAGAGTCCTATGGCGCGATCGACCCGGGAGTCTCGGTGGAGGTTTCCGGCGGTGGTTCGGGTACCGGCATCGCCTCCCTCATCAACGGCACAGCTGATATCGCCAATTGCAGCCGCCAAATGACCGCGACCGAGAAGCAGGAAGCCGTGCAGAATACGGGCAAGGATCCGGTTGAAAATCTGGTCGGCTTTGATGCTCTTGCCATCTTTGTAAACCTGGAGAATCCACTGCGTGAAATCAGCCTTGAGCAACTGGCCGAGATCTATGGCGAAAAGGGCCGCTTCACGCGCTGGAGCGATCTCGGCGTGGTGATGCCCGACAAGGGCCGTGACGAGATCATCGTCGTCAGCCGCCAATCCAATTCGGGGACCTATGAGTATTTCCGCGAGGCGGTGCTCGGTAAAACCCGCGATTTCAGGCTCGGGACGATCGATATGCACGGATCCAAGGATGTCGTGGAGTTGGTCGCCAGAACGCCCGGGGCCATCGGCTACAGCGGCATGGGGTATGCGAA encodes:
- a CDS encoding FAD-dependent oxidoreductase; amino-acid sequence: MSRTLELDGVREIARGTIELSFKRPGGLVHLAGQNMNLKVPELHYPDPKGPRRTFTIASAPHEPRLLFATRVSESGYKRTLLELEPGALFEFLGPNGQFLYDASIPSTAYLAGGIGITPFRSMLLHAVHTGMINPITLFYSNAAPENTAYHDLFTTLAVREENFTYLPTMTNLTPDDPWPGERGFIRADWIADALPQFAETVFFLCGPPAFVGALTGQLTARGLDAGQIRSESLYGY
- a CDS encoding S8 family serine peptidase; its protein translation is MRRLLYLIALFIFFMALSAALRSPQDPGYLTDELLVRFKPAVTTQAVSSLAATVQARAVAVVPVLRMYRLRLIGTISVEEALGRLRALDQVELAEPNYRVSAFGTPNDPSFSKQWGLHNTGQSGGLADADIDAPDAWETATGSTSIIVGIVDSGIDYRHPDLRANLYTNPGEDPWSNPDDPTTGNKIDDDGNGYIDDWKGYNFYTDTNDPYDENGHGTHVAGIVGAAGNNGVGVSGVCWQVRLLPLRFLDASGNGNVGDAIEAIEYGVRMGVRVFNNSWGGADKSTFLEEAVQLAHDHNALFVAAAGNDGVNTDTTPEYPACLQIDNVVSVAASDQGDQRALWGDDNDDNTNDCGFACSNAVAAVPGSNYGPASVDLAAPGKDIYSTVPGGYAVFSGTSMAAPFVSGAAALLLARNFSLTDLQLKQRLLSSVDPLSAFSGLTVTAGRLNLQKALAGLP
- the phoU gene encoding phosphate signaling complex protein PhoU; amino-acid sequence: MTLYNESHYEKSLRQDMELLQKKTLEMAILAEGGLRNAITALQTRDQQLAYTVILRDRFVDSLETELDRLCLEFIVRQQPVASHLRFVFATIKIIRELERIGDYAESIARQVLTIMNIKPLPPLDDFIALSDIAIAMFHDGVQAFLTHDVEWARQLMIQEDIADEMRNRINTQLIEAEEQGELAIEALAPLMTVARRLERTTDQAKNICEEIIYMSTGESIKHRPAEIFRILFVDEANDLLSQMAEAVGRAQAEQHLAFSSAGLTPAREIRPQLRAFMAGKNISMEGYQPKDLAQFLDTLPVDVIVALNPDVHRRIPSYLANCVVFEWSIPELDPAAGSDADLLARYEEAFGRISRQVHDLVQAIIGHDEFHPGQPARA
- a CDS encoding phosphate ABC transporter substrate-binding protein; the encoded protein is MNSIQANLRVRDLSRKSGQQVAPRRPRWYACRGAWRRAITSTTPLRLLLAGLLLAPMLSGCLRGRQPGTAGKSDRMVIQNTGSDTMVNLAQAWAESYGAIDPGVSVEVSGGGSGTGIASLINGTADIANCSRQMTATEKQEAVQNTGKDPVENLVGFDALAIFVNLENPLREISLEQLAEIYGEKGRFTRWSDLGVVMPDKGRDEIIVVSRQSNSGTYEYFREAVLGKTRDFRLGTIDMHGSKDVVELVARTPGAIGYSGMGYANDKVRMLQIARKNGMTAYAPTVQNTQKGVYPIARPLFMYTLGVPQGAVKAYLDWIHSPEGQSLVVQSGYVSLSARPAAETKEPPKP